In Microtus ochrogaster isolate Prairie Vole_2 chromosome 4, MicOch1.0, whole genome shotgun sequence, one genomic interval encodes:
- the Hsbp1 gene encoding heat shock factor-binding protein 1, with protein sequence MAETDPKTMQDITLVVETLLQQMQDKFQIMSDQIIGRIDDMSSRIDDLEKNIADLMTQAGVEELEGENKIPTAQKS encoded by the exons ATGGCCGAGACGGACCCCAAGACCATGCAGGACATCACCTTGGTG GTGGAGACGCTCCTGCAACAGATGCAAGACAAGTTTCAGATCATGTCCGACCAGATCATTGGACGGA TCGATGACATGAGCAGTCGCATTGACGACTTGGAGAAAAATATCGCTGACCTCATGACCCAAGCTGGAGTGGAAGAACTGGAAGGCGAAAACAAGATTCCTACAGCGCAGAAGAGTTGA